One part of the Fusobacterium pseudoperiodonticum genome encodes these proteins:
- a CDS encoding RNA 2'-phosphotransferase: MDNDVKLGKFISLILRHKPETIDLKLDENGWADTKELIEKISKSGREIDFTTLERIVNENNKKRYSFNEDKTKIRAVQGHSIEVNLELKEVVPPTILYHGTAFKNVESIKKEGIKKMERQHVHLSADLETAKNVATRHSSKYVILEIDTEAMLKENYKFYLSENKVWLTDFVPSKFIKF; encoded by the coding sequence ATGGATAATGATGTTAAACTAGGAAAATTTATCAGTCTTATTTTAAGACATAAACCAGAAACTATAGATTTAAAATTAGATGAAAATGGTTGGGCTGATACAAAAGAATTAATAGAAAAAATTAGTAAAAGTGGAAGAGAAATAGATTTTACAACATTGGAAAGAATTGTAAATGAAAACAATAAGAAAAGATATAGTTTTAATGAAGATAAAACTAAGATAAGAGCAGTTCAAGGACACTCTATTGAAGTAAATTTAGAGCTTAAAGAAGTTGTTCCACCAACTATTCTATATCATGGAACAGCTTTCAAAAATGTAGAAAGTATAAAAAAAGAAGGAATAAAAAAGATGGAAAGACAACATGTTCATCTATCAGCAGATTTAGAGACAGCAAAAAATGTTGCCACAAGACATAGTTCAAAATATGTAATTCTTGAAATAGATACTGAAGCTATGTTAAAAGAAAACTATAAATTTTACTTATCAGAAAATAAAGTTTGGCTTACAGATTTTGTTCCAAGTAAATTCATAAAATTTTAG
- the tsaE gene encoding tRNA (adenosine(37)-N6)-threonylcarbamoyltransferase complex ATPase subunit type 1 TsaE, which yields MEKVLTFSQIDELAKKLANYVEENTVIALIGDLGTGKTTFTKTFAKEFGVKENLKSPTFNYVLEYLSGRLPLYHFDVYRLCSSEEIYEIGYEDYINNGGVALIEWANIISEDLPKEYIRIEFKYAEKEDERIVDISYVGNKEKEEKFNVAFGN from the coding sequence ATGGAAAAAGTTTTGACTTTTAGTCAGATAGATGAATTGGCAAAAAAGCTCGCTAACTATGTTGAAGAAAACACAGTTATTGCTTTGATAGGGGACTTAGGTACTGGTAAAACTACATTCACAAAAACTTTTGCTAAAGAATTTGGAGTAAAAGAAAATCTAAAAAGTCCAACATTTAACTATGTACTTGAATATCTATCAGGAAGATTACCTCTATATCACTTCGATGTCTATAGATTATGTAGTTCAGAAGAAATATATGAGATAGGTTATGAAGATTATATCAATAATGGAGGAGTTGCTCTAATTGAATGGGCTAATATAATATCAGAAGATTTACCTAAAGAATATATAAGAATTGAATTCAAGTATGCAGAAAAAGAAGATGAAAGAATAGTTGATATCAGCTATGTAGGAAACAAGGAGAAGGAGGAAAAATTCAATGTTGCTTT
- the rfaE2 gene encoding D-glycero-beta-D-manno-heptose 1-phosphate adenylyltransferase encodes MNINRKLATELVEEAKKNGKKVVFTNGCFDILHAGHVTYLTEAKRQGDILIVGVNSDASVKRLKGETRPINSEYDRAFVLDALKSVDYTVIFEEDTPEELIACLKPSIHVKGGDYKKEDLPETKIVESYGGEVIILNFVEGKSTTNIIEKINKK; translated from the coding sequence ATGAATATAAATAGAAAATTAGCTACAGAACTTGTAGAAGAAGCTAAAAAAAACGGAAAAAAAGTTGTATTTACTAATGGATGTTTTGATATACTTCATGCAGGACATGTAACATATTTAACTGAAGCTAAAAGACAAGGGGATATACTTATTGTTGGAGTAAATTCGGATGCTTCTGTAAAGAGATTAAAAGGAGAAACAAGACCTATCAATTCTGAATATGATAGAGCTTTTGTACTTGACGCTTTAAAATCAGTTGACTATACTGTTATTTTTGAAGAAGATACTCCTGAAGAATTAATAGCTTGTTTAAAGCCTTCTATTCATGTAAAAGGTGGAGATTACAAAAAAGAAGATTTACCTGAAACAAAAATTGTTGAAAGTTATGGTGGAGAAGTTATTATTTTAAACTTTGTTGAAGGAAAGTCTACAACAAACATAATAGAAAAAATTAATAAGAAATAA
- a CDS encoding DUF3944 domain-containing protein: MAYTYDADLEFLGQCSDEQLRELADILMKDKDGKLRYTEEITKTKEYKIYEHRYSRYWKILAGELQLFGGNSVVNNIFRFGRGVKYDEILNDVLDKINVPYNKSLNILTKEDKLIEKIFSDMLKNMPEEKRMELVKDMDLKVTGFSSQAIMIAVQTGLRAGGFLSYQITVIVANYVARLVLGRGLTLATNAALTRGLSFLIGPIGWAVTGVWTVFDITGPAMRVTLPACVIIACLRKTILFEKNN; encoded by the coding sequence ATGGCTTATACTTATGATGCAGATTTAGAATTTTTAGGACAATGCAGTGATGAACAATTACGAGAATTAGCAGATATTTTAATGAAAGATAAAGATGGAAAATTAAGATACACAGAAGAAATAACAAAAACTAAAGAGTATAAAATATATGAACATAGATATAGTAGATATTGGAAAATTTTAGCTGGAGAATTACAACTATTTGGTGGAAATTCAGTTGTTAATAATATTTTTAGATTTGGAAGAGGAGTAAAATATGATGAAATTTTAAATGATGTTTTAGATAAGATAAATGTTCCATATAATAAATCTTTGAATATTTTAACAAAAGAAGATAAATTAATTGAAAAAATATTTTCTGATATGTTAAAGAATATGCCAGAAGAAAAGAGAATGGAATTAGTTAAAGATATGGATTTAAAAGTTACAGGCTTTAGTAGTCAAGCAATTATGATTGCCGTTCAAACTGGACTTAGAGCAGGAGGTTTTTTATCTTATCAAATTACAGTTATAGTTGCAAACTATGTAGCAAGACTTGTATTAGGTAGAGGTTTAACATTAGCAACTAATGCTGCTTTAACAAGAGGATTATCTTTTTTAATAGGACCAATAGGTTGGGCGGTTACAGGAGTTTGGACAGTTTTTGATATCACAGGACCAGCTATGAGAGTAACTTTACCTGCTTGTGTTATTATTGCTTGTTTAAGAAAAACTATTTTATTTGAAAAAAATAATTAA
- a CDS encoding NUDIX hydrolase has translation MNKNRILLRERYFESAVMLCIANIDGKDCFILEKRAKNIRQAGEISFPGGKKDKSDKTFKETAIRETMEELQIKRNKISNVSKFGLLVAPLGVLIECYICKLNIENLDEINYNRDEVEKLLAVPIEFFLETEAIKGEVEICNKAKFDIKKYNFPKRYENDWRIPNRYVYIYMFEEEPIWGMTAEIICDFIKTLKKEGKVGFYEYK, from the coding sequence ATGAATAAAAATAGAATATTATTGAGAGAAAGATACTTTGAAAGTGCTGTTATGCTTTGTATAGCAAATATAGATGGGAAGGATTGTTTTATCCTAGAGAAAAGAGCTAAAAATATTAGACAAGCAGGAGAAATCTCTTTTCCAGGTGGTAAAAAAGATAAAAGTGATAAAACTTTTAAAGAAACAGCTATAAGAGAAACGATGGAAGAGCTACAAATAAAAAGAAATAAGATTTCAAATGTTAGTAAGTTCGGACTTCTAGTTGCACCTCTTGGAGTCTTAATTGAGTGCTATATATGTAAATTAAATATAGAAAATTTAGATGAAATCAATTATAATAGAGATGAAGTTGAAAAGTTGCTAGCAGTACCTATAGAATTTTTTTTGGAAACTGAAGCAATTAAAGGGGAAGTTGAAATTTGTAATAAGGCAAAGTTTGATATTAAAAAATATAATTTCCCTAAAAGATATGAAAATGATTGGAGAATTCCTAATAGATATGTATATATTTATATGTTTGAGGAAGAGCCAATTTGGGGGATGACAGCAGAAATAATTTGTGATTTTATAAAGACATTGAAAAAAGAAGGAAAGGTTGGTTTCTATGAATATAAATAG